Proteins encoded together in one Penicillium digitatum chromosome 1, complete sequence window:
- a CDS encoding Sigma-70 region 2 family protein: MSASLGQTASSVPDASNVRWQFIDSSNNSRTNLTQVKRHVMQEYMRQKKVVARQSESEEETQRPKRGRPKKTRSAQRRSDKSNGDINIQRRARRATRKQSIRKEDLNVEFRYDVFASKAIPSDLPSIESNDTPLFLPFRQSSVHPQGVPLPLDGFVDVHPQSYPSHDLCLDSFSWPSSSAIPYQFMPPPNTITSDAKIGTVNTLSIPADQDEHGIFDSYVYDMPASSYGSFYRSPTAHNGDASAFVSETMKDETQNPLLHVDRAVSMFQEQRAVNPHGISDVAIISCLSAAALEDCDPRPGHKEISRVHMRAAREMIRARGGPAAFTNTRIGMMINWQNYLLPRNETHEPSVFCDYDQPASLSSESLPTLPQSIPNPHSMPSPPYSTASAFSELSPSPKPQTMLPSHSETIPIDEIKFQCEEFFDFLRRCEQLARYKRDNPQSSYLIRHTAVQKTSILYQVLVAPPDARFITVNDRKQMVARLTALMTLNAAMWDYRNTPARAAIFLGTIEKSMVDSEVGMNSSVDAMLQTLLKCSDGTLDRWPSSADSFASTVPVEELPDFSQYFPTAASPSARPWFVGRMLKVTSRLGSLSWYRVNEFLFSCLTLQVQESSTAIWEEELRREILDAPTTCVMRPLDW, encoded by the exons ATGTCAGCCTCTCTTGGCCAGACCGCCAGCAGTGTACCGGACGCATCCAACGTGCGGTGGCAATTCATCGACTCTTCGAACAATAGTCGAACCAACTTAACCCAAGTGAAGCGTCATGTTATGCAGGAATACATGCGTCAAAAGAAAGTTGTCGCCCGTCAAAGTGAAAGTGAAGAGGAGACACAACGACCAAAACGTGGAAGACCCAAGAAGACTCGGAGTGCGCAACGAAGATCAGACAAATCAAACGGTGATATCAACATCCAACGCCGAGCAAGGAGAGCAACCAGAAAACAATCTATCCGCAAAGAAGACCTCAATGTCGAGTTCAGGTACGATGTGTTTGCTTCAAAAGCTATCCCGTCAGACCTTCCATCGATCGAATCCAATGACACGCCTTTGTTTCTCCCTTTCCGACAGTCTTCTGTCCACCCTCAAGGTGTTCCTCTCCCACTGGATGGCTTTGTCGATGTGCATCCACAAAGTTATCCAAGCCATGATCTATGCCTTGACAGTTTCTCGTGGCCATCGTCTTCTGCGATCCCATACCAGTTCATGCCACCACCAAATACGATCACCAGCGATGCGAAAATTGGCACCGTCAACACTCTTTCCATACCTGCAGATCAAGATGAACACGGGATATTTGACTCCTATGTATATGATATGCCAGCTTCCTCCTATGGATCCTTTTACCGGTCTCCCACAGCCCACAATGGTGATGCGTCGGCTTTTGTGTCTGAGACAATGAAAG ACGAAACTCaaaatcctcttcttcatgtAGATCGAGCTGTCTCCATGTTTCAGGAGCAACGCGCTGTCAACCCCCATGGCATCTCCGACGTTGCAATCATTTCCTGTCTGAGTGCCGCCGCCTTAGAGGACTGCGATCCCCGACCAGGCCACAAGGAAATAAGCCGAGTGCACATGCGAGCTGCACGCGAGATGATACGAGCGCGTGGTGGACCTGCTGCATTTACCAACACTCGCATCGGCATGATGATCAACTGGCAAAACTACCTCTTGCCGAGAAATGAGACCCACGAACCCAGCGTCTTCTGTGACTACGACCAACCAGCCTCATTGTCCTCTGAGTCTCTACCAACACTGCCGCAGTCAATCCCAAACCCTCACTCAATGCCATCTCCACCTTATTCCACCGCCTCAGCCTTCTCTGAACTCTCGCCCAGCCCCAAACCTCAAACAATGCTCCCATCACACTCAGAAACAATCCCAATAGACGAGATCAAATTCCAATGCGAGGAATTCTTCGACTTCCTCCGACGCTGCGAACAACTCGCCCGATACAAACGCGACAACCCCCAATCATCATACCTAATCCGCCACACAGCAGTCCAAAAAACATCCATCCTCTACCAAGTTCTCGTGGCACCTCCAGACGCCCGATTCATAACCGTTAATGACCGAAAACAAATGGTTGCCCGCTTAACAGCGTTGATGACACTCAATGCCGCGATGTGGGATTACCGTAACACCCCTGCACGCGCAGCAATATTCCTCGGCACAATCGAGAAATCCATGGTCGATAGCGAAGTCGGCATGAATTCCTCCGTCGACGCCATGCTCCAAACCTTGCTGAAATGTAGCGACGGCACTCTTGATAGGTGGCCTAGCAGTGCCGACAGCTTTGCTTCTACTGTTCCAGTAGAGGAGCTCCCAGACTTCTCTCAGTACTTCCCCACTGCTGCCTCGCCGTCAGCGCGTCCATGGTTCGTGGGCCGTATGCTGAAGGTTACTAGTCGGTTGGGTTCTTTGTCGTGGTACCGAGTCAATGAGTTCTTGTTCTCGTGTTTGACACTCCAGGTACAGGAGTCGTCTACGGCTATCTGGGAAGAGGAGCTTCGTCGGGAGATTCTCGATGCGCCGACTACTTGTGTCATGCGCCCATTGGATTGGTGA
- a CDS encoding Fumarylacetoacetate (FAA) hydrolase family protein, whose amino-acid sequence MGSFLVRGWIVVALCLQTSLATTLMAEPTVTSIPTAVVTHHNHSHHNHHHWSYIPRPLPSRKPCPARSSSAVLASSVIPTLTPHLSGFPSHSSWLHWSQTPRPQSSSVAIQTPSAPVSTPVTNLSVLVSASGSLSTEPQQVSGFSSGATTGLGSSASRVTISTSGSDDSTTVVASIPISTPPAALQPNLGSGSSSLKLTTSNVFSTRTVTITACPTTVPNCPASSKTTFVTTETILVSTTICPVTETTGPSQTASALLSATGGAGDDGYGNGSPDLTTSTVYSTRTATITACPSSVTNCPLRSKTTYLTTETLLLSTTVCPVAKATGTNSAVSTKHTTSPSVTEAVEGVDIGAPKLTISTIFATHTATVFACPELVTDCPLRSKTSYATTEIFAVATTVYPVSSVYTSVPDKGVDISIVSVTVANPQVTGAIPGSQSSSGSVGSSSYAGTSHTTIIVVESCSEDDTCTGYINTIVVTQTNAAEPTMRLSLHTPYRGTGSGAGGAVSPSSTRPWFPNSYPSGLATATISTATSAVSPVYTGAASVGTQSSMMRLVGTVMVILLAINF is encoded by the coding sequence ATGGGTTCTTTTCTTGTTCGAGGATGGATTGTGGTCGCATTATGTCTGCAAACCAGTCTTGCCACGACATTGATGGCTGAACCAACTGTGACTTCTATCCCTACTGCTGTGGTGACACACCACAACCACAGCCACCACAACCATCATCATTGGTCTTATATCCCTAGGCCTCTGCCTAGTCGCAAACCTTGTCCAGCTCGCTCTTCATCGGCAGTGCTCGCCTCTAGTGTGATCCCTACTTTAACTCCCCATCTAAGTGGATTTCCTAGCCATTCATCTTGGCTGCATTGGAGTCAGACACCCAGACCTCAGTCATCATCTGTGGCTATTCAGACCCCTTCAGCACCTGTTTCTACCCCTGTTACCAATCTGTCTGTCTTGGTATCTGCATCCGGCTCTCTTTCAACTGAGCCTCAGCAAGTTAGTGGTTTTTCTTCAGGAGCAACCACTGGACTCGGATCATCAGCTTCACGGGTCACCATCTCAAcgtctggctctgatgatAGCACCACAGTTGTCGCTTCTATTCCCATATCCACCCCACCCGCGGCACTTCAGCCCAATCTGGGCTCTGGATCCTCTTCATTGAAGTTGACCACGTCAAACGTCTTTTCGACTCGCACGGTTACCATCACTGCATGCCCTACTACCGTTCCTAATTGCCCTGCCAGCTCAAAGACAACATTTGTGACTACAGAGACAATTCTGGTATCTACCACAATCTGCCCTGTCACTGAGACTACCGGCCCTAGCCAGACAGCATCTGCTTTGCTGTCCGCCACTGGAGGGGCTGGTGACGATGGCTATGGAAACGGTAGCCCAGATCTGACAACTTCTACGGTCTATAGCACCCGCACTGCCACCATCACCGCATGCCCATCTTCGGTGACCAACTGTCCACTGAGATCCAAGACCACATATTTGACCACTGAGACGCTGCTTCTCTCCACAACAGTTTGTCCCGTGGCAAAGGCCACTGGTACCAACAGCGCCGTGTCTACTAAGCATACTACATCTCCTTCTGTCACTGAAGCAGTTGAAGGTGTCGATATTGGGGCTCCCAAGCTGACTATATCTACTATCTTCGCTACTCACACAGCCACCGTTTTTGCCTGCCCTGAACTTGTCACGGATTGCCCTCTGAGATCGAAGACCTCTTACGCAACCACCGAGATATTCGCTGTCGCAACTACTGTCTACCCAGTGTCCTCAGTCTACACATCTGTCCCAGATAAAGGTGTCGACATATCCATTGTATCCGTGACGGTTGCAAACCCTCAAGTCACCGGTGCTATCCCCGGATCTCAATCTAGCTCTGGGAGTGTAGGATCAAGCTCTTATGCAGGCACATCCCATACCACGATCATCGTCGTTGAGTCTTGCTCCGAAGATGATACCTGTACCGGATACATCAACACTATCGTGGTGACTCAGACCAACGCTGCTGAGCCCACCATGCGTCTCTCTCTACACACCCCATACAGGGGTACTGGATCTGGAGCGGGTGGTGCTGTCTCTCCTTCCTCGACTCGGCCGTGGTTCCCCAACAGCTACCCTAGTGGACTGGCCACGGCTACTATTTCCACTGCAACAAGTGCAGTGAGTCCGGTTTACACCGGGGCTGCATCTGTAGGTACTCAGTCGTCGATGATGCGGCTTGTGGGTACTGTGATGGTGATCCTGCTGGCGATCAATTTCTAG